The following coding sequences lie in one Mycobacterium sp. DL440 genomic window:
- a CDS encoding TetR/AcrR family transcriptional regulator: protein MTLSPRTPLPTARGRQTQAAIDNAARAVIARKGILATTISDIASEAGRSAASFYNYYASKEAMVREWALRFRNEARERALPATGPNLTSWERCHQAASAHWTTYRHRLAEIISVSQMAMIDDDFAEYWDEICQLPISMITEMVKHAQQQGFCPDDDAHLTAVALVSMLNQFCYVQLSGGRDAIADDDACVTTLANVFYRTIYHEETPRS from the coding sequence GTGACCCTCAGCCCCCGCACCCCGCTGCCGACCGCGCGCGGCCGCCAGACCCAGGCGGCGATCGACAACGCAGCTCGGGCGGTGATCGCCCGCAAGGGCATCCTGGCCACGACGATCTCCGATATCGCCTCCGAGGCAGGCCGGTCGGCCGCGTCGTTCTACAACTACTACGCCTCCAAAGAAGCCATGGTGCGCGAATGGGCCCTGCGATTTCGCAACGAGGCCCGCGAACGCGCACTTCCGGCTACCGGACCGAATCTGACCAGCTGGGAACGCTGTCACCAGGCGGCCTCCGCCCACTGGACGACCTACCGGCACCGCCTGGCGGAAATCATCAGCGTGTCCCAGATGGCGATGATCGACGACGACTTCGCCGAATACTGGGACGAGATCTGCCAGCTGCCGATTTCCATGATCACCGAGATGGTCAAACATGCTCAGCAGCAAGGATTCTGTCCCGACGACGACGCCCACCTGACCGCTGTCGCGTTGGTGTCGATGCTCAACCAGTTCTGCTACGTCCAACTGTCCGGCGGCCGCGACGCCATCGCCGACGACGACGCCTGCGTCACCACCCTGGCCAACGTGTTCTACCGGACCATCTACCACGAGGAGACCCCGCGTTCATGA
- a CDS encoding VOC family protein — protein MIKPNNPNSEFEFGGINHVALVCADMARTVDFYTNVLGMPLIKSLDLPGDMGQHFFFDAGSGDCIAFFWFRDAPDGVPGISAPAAIPGIGEFVSATGSLNHIALHVPAEKFDEYRQKLKAKGVRVGPVLNHDDSPMQASATVHPGVYVRSFYFLDPDGITLEFACWTKEFTDNDAQTPPKTAADRRPPVAVGR, from the coding sequence GTGATCAAGCCCAACAATCCCAACTCGGAGTTCGAGTTCGGCGGAATCAACCATGTGGCACTGGTGTGCGCGGACATGGCGCGCACGGTCGACTTCTACACGAACGTGCTCGGGATGCCCCTGATCAAATCGCTGGATCTGCCCGGGGACATGGGGCAGCACTTCTTCTTCGACGCAGGAAGCGGGGACTGCATCGCGTTCTTCTGGTTCCGTGACGCCCCCGACGGGGTGCCCGGGATCTCGGCGCCCGCTGCCATTCCCGGGATCGGCGAATTCGTCAGCGCCACCGGCTCGCTGAACCATATCGCCCTGCATGTGCCCGCCGAGAAGTTCGACGAGTACCGGCAGAAGCTCAAGGCCAAGGGTGTTCGCGTCGGCCCGGTGCTCAACCACGACGACAGCCCGATGCAGGCCTCGGCTACGGTGCACCCCGGCGTCTACGTCCGGTCGTTCTACTTCCTCGACCCGGACGGCATCACCCTGGAATTCGCTTGTTGGACCAAGGAATTCACCGACAACGACGCACAGACGCCTCCCAAGACGGCGGCTGACCGACGTCCGCCGGTGGCTGTCGGGCGGTAG
- a CDS encoding SAM-dependent methyltransferase: MTNSGQPPGQAVADTGTLVAAIRAEETRRPDRLFEDPFAQKLAGESGQRMLAEAVAATGDKSMVQIVVRTRYWDEALLNAAPPVKQVVILAAGLDARAYRLPWPDGTTVFELDQPDVIAAKADALADDEPRCRRVAIGVDLTQDWTDVLRSNGYDPNVASVWLMEGLLQYLDEDAVRTVFERVDALSAPGSVLLYDIVGKTLLDSLMLTAVREQMSRNGAPWLFGTDSPEQLCEPLGWSAVVTDVAEPGNKWGRWFAPAVPLDVPGIPRGYFVTATKR; this comes from the coding sequence ATGACCAACTCTGGACAGCCCCCAGGTCAGGCCGTCGCCGATACCGGCACCCTGGTGGCGGCCATCCGCGCCGAGGAAACCCGCCGTCCCGACCGGCTTTTCGAAGATCCGTTCGCGCAGAAGCTGGCCGGTGAGTCCGGGCAGCGGATGCTCGCCGAGGCGGTCGCCGCCACCGGTGACAAGTCGATGGTGCAGATCGTGGTGCGCACCCGGTACTGGGATGAGGCGCTGTTGAATGCCGCGCCCCCGGTGAAGCAGGTGGTGATCCTCGCCGCTGGTCTGGATGCGCGGGCCTACCGGCTGCCCTGGCCCGACGGCACCACAGTCTTCGAGCTCGACCAGCCCGACGTGATCGCGGCCAAGGCCGACGCGCTCGCCGACGACGAACCGCGCTGCCGGCGGGTGGCCATCGGCGTCGACCTCACCCAAGACTGGACCGATGTGTTGCGGTCCAACGGCTATGACCCGAATGTAGCGTCGGTGTGGTTGATGGAGGGGCTGCTGCAGTATCTCGACGAGGACGCCGTGCGCACGGTGTTCGAGCGGGTCGACGCGCTCTCGGCGCCCGGCTCGGTGCTGCTGTACGACATCGTCGGCAAGACACTGCTGGACAGTCTGATGCTGACCGCGGTCCGCGAACAGATGTCCCGCAACGGTGCGCCGTGGCTGTTCGGCACCGATTCCCCCGAGCAACTGTGCGAACCGTTGGGCTGGTCAGCTGTCGTCACGGACGTGGCCGAGCCGGGCAACAAGTGGGGCCGGTGGTTCGCCCCCGCAGTGCCACTGGACGTCCCCGGGATACCGCGCGGCTACTTCGTCACCGCCACCAAGCGATAA
- a CDS encoding helix-turn-helix transcriptional regulator, whose protein sequence is MTTGQLGEFLRARRGRLHPEDVGLSRYGERRRVAGLRREEVAQLAGVSVSYYTRLEQGQSVNASEAILDALAQALQLDVHEQAHLRELASQRTRPPRRPPVERVSTLTLDLLRSLQHLPVLVIGRRTDVLAWNELGHALLAGHLDFSSVDHPATRPNLARLLFLDPHTRDLYLDWDRKVRTVVGSLRLAAGRYPDDALLSALIGELSVKSPEFVALWADHRVKPCEADSYDLHHPLAGPLTVTMQNLKLARDVDQSLCVVTTADGSSSADALQLLAQSIPVKNIQAHSTAGRA, encoded by the coding sequence ATGACGACCGGACAACTCGGCGAGTTCTTGCGGGCCCGACGCGGGCGGCTGCATCCGGAGGATGTGGGGCTGTCGCGGTACGGCGAACGACGACGTGTGGCCGGCCTGCGGCGGGAGGAAGTCGCCCAGCTGGCCGGGGTCAGCGTTTCCTACTACACGCGGCTGGAACAAGGACAGTCGGTGAATGCCTCGGAGGCGATCCTCGATGCGCTGGCACAAGCCCTACAACTGGACGTTCACGAGCAGGCACATCTGCGCGAGCTGGCGTCACAGCGCACGCGGCCGCCTCGCCGGCCTCCGGTCGAGCGGGTCAGCACACTGACCCTCGATCTGCTGCGATCGCTGCAACACCTGCCCGTGCTGGTGATCGGCCGCCGCACCGATGTGCTGGCCTGGAACGAACTGGGCCACGCCCTGCTGGCCGGCCATCTGGACTTCTCGTCAGTCGACCATCCCGCCACCCGGCCGAACCTGGCCCGGCTGCTGTTCCTCGATCCACACACCCGAGACCTCTATTTGGACTGGGACCGCAAGGTGCGCACGGTGGTCGGCAGCCTCCGCCTGGCGGCGGGTCGATATCCCGACGATGCGCTGCTGTCCGCGCTGATCGGTGAATTGTCGGTCAAGAGCCCGGAATTCGTCGCGCTGTGGGCCGATCACCGGGTCAAACCGTGCGAGGCCGATTCCTACGACCTGCACCATCCACTGGCCGGGCCACTCACCGTCACCATGCAGAATCTGAAACTCGCCCGAGACGTCGATCAATCACTGTGCGTCGTGACGACCGCGGACGGGTCGAGCTCAGCGGATGCACTGCAGCTGCTCGCGCAATCGATCCCGGTCAAAAATATCCAAGCCCACAGCACGGCTGGGCGCGCATGA
- a CDS encoding MBL fold metallo-hydrolase, whose amino-acid sequence MNEIVLGDVTVTRVMEYYGSVRLSPQEFFPESPAGAWQRNEDWLAPDFYDPGADACVSAIQTWLLRSEDRIILVDTGVGNHKDRPHAPVWHHLDTDFLGNLARAGVAPEDVDVVINTHLHVDHVGWNTHLDDGDWIPTFPNATYLMPRADFDFWNPANRGGPVPGRDNVFVDSVAPVHEAGQTTLWEDTFQLDTNLTLESAPGHTPGSAVLTLQSGGDRAVFVGDMMHTALQLVEPDTNSCYCEDPGQARETRRRVLTHAADTNTLVIPAHFGGHGAVEVMRDGDRFAVKEWAAFDRATRVSHDG is encoded by the coding sequence ATGAACGAAATCGTGTTGGGTGACGTCACGGTGACCCGGGTCATGGAGTATTACGGCTCGGTCCGGCTGTCGCCACAAGAGTTTTTCCCGGAGAGCCCGGCCGGGGCGTGGCAGCGCAACGAGGATTGGCTGGCGCCCGATTTCTACGATCCCGGCGCCGACGCCTGTGTATCGGCCATCCAGACCTGGCTACTGCGCAGCGAGGATCGGATCATCCTGGTCGACACCGGGGTGGGCAACCACAAGGACCGCCCCCACGCCCCGGTGTGGCATCACCTGGACACCGATTTTCTCGGCAACCTGGCCCGGGCCGGTGTTGCTCCCGAGGACGTCGACGTGGTGATCAACACCCATCTCCACGTCGACCATGTCGGCTGGAACACCCATCTCGATGACGGCGACTGGATACCGACCTTCCCGAACGCCACCTACCTGATGCCGCGAGCCGACTTCGATTTCTGGAACCCGGCCAACCGCGGCGGACCGGTCCCGGGGCGGGACAACGTTTTCGTCGACAGCGTCGCCCCGGTCCACGAGGCCGGACAAACCACGTTGTGGGAGGACACTTTCCAGCTCGACACCAACCTCACGTTGGAGTCGGCTCCCGGACACACCCCGGGCTCCGCGGTGCTCACGCTGCAGTCGGGCGGTGACCGCGCGGTATTCGTAGGCGACATGATGCACACCGCGTTGCAGCTCGTCGAACCCGACACCAACAGCTGCTACTGCGAGGACCCCGGACAGGCGCGGGAAACCCGGCGGCGGGTACTGACTCACGCCGCCGACACCAACACCCTGGTGATACCAGCTCATTTCGGTGGGCACGGCGCAGTCGAGGTGATGCGGGACGGTGACCGGTTCGCGGTCAAGGAATGGGCAGCTTTCGACCGGGCGACCCGGGTGTCCCACGATGGCTGA